In Felis catus isolate Fca126 chromosome E1, F.catus_Fca126_mat1.0, whole genome shotgun sequence, the following proteins share a genomic window:
- the LOC101081011 gene encoding olfactory receptor 1L6-like, producing MALANLTTAPEFLLLGLVDGTDIHPLLFLLFLGVYLLNALGNLAMVVVVRSDGALRSPMYYFLGHLSLVDVCFTTVTVPRLLAGLLHPRQAVSFQGCFSQMYFFVALGITESYLLAAMSYDRAVAVCRPLHYCAVMTPRRCAALVTTSWAVAHLHSLLHTLLISALSYPCPAPVRHFFCDMTVMLSLATSDTATAEAAIFSEGLAVVLTPLLLVSLSYARILVAVLGVRAAGGRRRAFATCGAHLVVVSLFFGSVLSVYFRPSSAYSARYDRLASVVYAVLTPTLNPFIYSLRNKEVKGALKRGLRWRAAPQEV from the coding sequence ATGGCCCTGGCCAACCTCACGACGGCCCCAGAATTCCTCCTCCTCGGCCTGGTGGATGGAACAGACATCCACCCGCTGCTCTTCCTGCTCTTCCTCGGCGTCTACCTGCTCAATGCCCTGGGCAACCTggccatggtggtggtggtgaggtcGGATGGGGCCCTCCGCTCCCCCATGTACTATTTCCTGGGTCACCTGAGCCTCGTGGACGTCTGCTTTACCACTGTCACCGTCCCCAGACTGCTGGCCGGCTTGCTCCACCCGCGCCAGGCCGTGTCCTTCCAGGGATGCTTTTCCCAGATGTACTTCTTCGTGGCTCTGGGCATCACCGAGAGCTACCTGCTGGCAGCCATGTCCTACGACCGCGCGGTGGCCGTCTGCCGCCCCCTGCACTACTGCGCGGTCATGACGCCCCGGCGCTGCGCGGCGCTGGTGACCACGTCCTGGGCCGTGGCCCACCTGCACTCGCTGCTGCACACGCTGCTCATCTCGGCGCTCTCCTACCCGTGCCCCGCCCCTGTGCGCCACTTCTTCTGTGACATGACGGTGATGCTGAGCTTGGCGACCTCGGACACGGCGACCGCGGAGGCTGCCATCTTCTCCGAGGGCCTGGCCGTGGTGCTCACCCCGCTGCTCCTCGTGTCGCTGTCCTACGCGCGCATCCTCGTCGCGGTGCTGGGAGTGCGGGCGGCCGGGGGCCGGCGCCGCGCCTTCGCCACCTGCGGGGCCCACCTGGTGGTGGTGTCGCTTTTCTTCGGCTCTGTCCTCTCCGTCTATTTCCGGCCGTCCTCCGCCTACTCAGCCCGCTATGACCGCCTGGCCAGCGTGGTCTATGCTGTGCTCACACCGACCTTGAACCCTTTCATCTACAGCCTTCGCAACAAGGAGGTCAAGGGCGCCCTGAAAAGGGGGCTCAGATGGAGGGCTGCACCCCAAGAGGTGTGA